Sequence from the Miscanthus floridulus cultivar M001 chromosome 16, ASM1932011v1, whole genome shotgun sequence genome:
gcCAGAGTATTTATTTAGGAGTATTATTAATTTATTAATACTCAGCATGCTCAACTGGGTTGCCACCAACAGAGATATATACTCCTATAAGCAATACTGTACTATGCTTCGATCTTCTTGTGGAATACATGTGCACTAATGAGTGTCTGAATACATATACAATGCTGTCATTTTGTTTCGTTGACACTTGACAGACAGCCAAGCTCCCTTATCCTTTCCCATGGCACCTGTAGCCATTTTCGGCAATGCAACTTCTTTCTCCAGAGTCTTATTCATTGCCAAATCGGTTATCGGCATAAATAAATAGCATCAACCATTAAGAGCCTCTGAATCTAAACTGTCTGGATCTATTTCTGAATTCTACGCCTCTGAGTGTAACATGTTCAGGTTTATTAATTCAGTTATATCATGTTCAGTTTGATCGATGCCTGTCTGATGAAGGTTTGTTCAGATGTTTGATCATGTTCAGTCTGACCTACGCAGTTTACATGTGTTAATTAGTACTTGACAGCTCACTAGGTCGTTTATATTTACAACTACAATTAAAGGTTGCTCCACTTCTTGATGTATTACTACATCCCTCTACAAATAACACTTCTCTCAGTTCATTCAGATGGCTGTAAGAGGCTTATTTATACTAATTATATCTCTCTTTGTATTTCCTGGGTGAGCTAGTACAATCAGTCCTATACATACGTCTGTGCAAAACACATTGTTTTGCTTATGATCAGGATCAGCATATATATGCCATTGGACATTGGTCCAGGGGATAGGACTGGCGTTTTTATTGGCCACTATTGCTTTGCCCACTTGAGCAGAGAGCACCACGTTCGCTGCATCAGCGGAACAGTTCTCACTTGACAGAGATAGTGGTACCGGGCAACTAATTACAACCGGTTTTAATTCAATACGGACTGACTCTTCTAAGATAAATCTATCAACTGTCTGCAACAAGATGAAGCCGGCAAGCCAGAAGAAGGTTTGTGCCTAACgagttaaggccctgtttggttgggcttttggctttggcttttggccccaaaagccaaaagcccaaccaaaggggctgtttttggagggcgttttttcagaagcagctccttttccgtagttcatttttgaaagctgggttgaccctgcttttggcttttggctttctgcttttcgaaattagtggaataaaaagctcttccatagttgtttcaagagagataaagataaaaggtatattttatacttgtttaaccaaacagctttcagcttttctacagctcacagcccacagcagcttttccacagctcacagctcacagcagctttttcccacagccacagcttaaccaaacagggcctaagcctGTCATTGCTCAAAATATCTTGTGTCTGAGAACGGTTCAAGTTTGTGCAACCATTGTCAGTCTCTTCAGGTAGGCATGGATGGCATTCGAGGCTTCCCAGAAACTGCTGTGCAATCCAAAATACACTAGCGGTGTGCACATTCAGTATCTGTTTTAACTTAAGCGTGTATGTACGCATGGTGAAGGAAAAGTTTGGATCTTCTTGAAATTATTAGGAGCTGTTGTGCTTGCTACCGAGTTGTTTATACGGCGCATGTACAGACAGGCCGTTCCGTTTGAAGCAGAACTGCAGAAGCAGTATCTAGTAGCAGGCAGAAAAAAAAAGAGGCCAGCCAAACGGGGCGATTACTACGGTGCTCCAGTGCATTTTTGTCTGTGGGCTCAAATTTTTCTTCTTTCGTGGGCCGCGCCTAGCTGCTGAATTATTTCTTTCCTGGACTGAGTGAGGGATTGCtcgttttccttttctttttgtttgcggccCATGACAGCCCATATTTCAGAACGGGCCGGTTCATTTCGTTTGGTTTATTTTCTTTCCTTCTTCCCTATAATTTAATTTCGTTGCCTGAAATTTATTTCAAGGAATCAACTTTGATTATAAAAGTATCGATTACACATGGAGATGGCAATCCTACCCTTCTCTGCGTTCATATTGTGGTTTCTGTGGGAAATcatgtgcaagttcatcaaagtatAAATATGGCTGTAAGAGGCTTAATCACATCTCTCTTTTGATTAATGAACTACTAGTAGTAAATTTAGTCCCAAAAATCTGTGCAAAACACATAgtacttttcttttatgtttgatgAGTTTTTGAGTTGACAATGTTTAGAGTATCAAATAATCTTACAGATTTTCAGAATCAAACTTTCAAAATTTCCAAACAATCTTGTACGGAGATATGCCCGTTACCAAAGTTGCAGTGCTTGACAAGATTTAGAATTATATGGTTGAAATTTATTTCATTGGAGATTCGTTTAGCGGCCAAACTATTCAATATGATATTATTAAATGTTAATAAAAAGGATAGCATCCTGTATTCGTTCACAGGTAAGTGTGTAGTGCAGTGCTAGAAAGTTATCAAGCGGTTTGAAATCTCAAtcttatattatttttttttacCAGTAGGCTTCATGGTTAGGAGTAGTTGGCATTTTTTTTGGGAAAGATCCGGTTCCCCGGGAGAAGGTAGCAGTACAACCTGGTTTACATGCGTGATTAGTAGCGCTACCGTGGCCTAGGCTTCGTAGGTGTGGATTGCTATGTCTtattagggcagtcccaacgGTACATTGATGATGgcttctatcctcattaaatgacttgctacGTAGacaaaatgctgacatggcaacgtaattaatgaagaaagagagcaaaaatcatagacctggtttcttcatgaagaaatcaggtctactcttgacccaatgcaccaagaaaccatgaaatcgcaattggggagaaaccactagtttctagggagctcgtgtcgcactctcattggaggaaaagatagagttgggagagagaaagagaaaatagttattactcatagaaaccatggtttggaaagcagtacttttttttttgtgcgatatcctatgttatagaaactactagtttctttcatttgGACTGCCCTTACTCGTTAGAAGGAGAAGGTCTAGCAACTTTTAATGGTTTGAGAGCTGTTCCCCCTGGGCCCTGGCAAGGACTAGTAGGTGTAACAAACATCCTTGATCTCCTCAAAGATTGCTCGCTCTGTTTTCCTAGTGTCTCTAAAAATGATCGCGTTTCTCTGCTTCTACTCCCCGTTCACttaatcgtttctgtggcttataagccggctgatactgttttgttgtgagagaaaaacactatattaTATTTGATAAGcgtggctgatacgatcaagcgaacaggataTGCACCAAGATCGCCAGAGAGTGCACCACCTTATTTTCTCTGCCTATCAAACTAGAGAACCAGTTCTCAACTCCTCAAGGTCGTAGTCCTCAGCTCACTTTGTAGGAAGTAGTAGTTGGCAATGGAATACCAAACGAGGCTATTCGTTACTTCATAGAAATATGAATATAAACAAATGATAGTTCATGTTGGATTACCATGTCGGCAGAAGTGTTTTTTTGTGTGTGAAATTTGCACTGCAGGCTTTCAGTTCCAACTAGAAGCACATCTAAAATTCCCGGTGTTTAGTTTTTCCACTAGTGAAAACCCACAGGCCGAAATGTTTATGATTGAAAATGCAGAATTTAAAAGTTACTCTCAGGTCTCCCTTATACGGTTTGATGGGAGGGATCCGAGTGGGTTTTAtcttctactccctccatttcaaattatatatCTACTAGACATAATGTGtataaatacatagcaaaatcgATATATTTAGAAGGCTTCTGCTCCGGTACTCCTCTTCTAAAAAAAATTGCACAGATCTCAAAGCAGCATAGCTGATTTTTTCCTGAATGTTTTCACCTGGATCCCGCATGGGCCCAACCCGTCCAAGCCTAGCCCATACCCAAGCCGAACTCATTGTGCCCCCGACCCCCCTTCGTTCAGATTCCGCTCGTTGCTTTCCCTCGTGCCGTTGTGTGCTAGCAGGCGACGAACGCTCCAGTCCAGGTCGATCTGATCATCTCCTGTGAGATCTTAGTTTTGCAGTGTCTATGGCACAACCATCGCCCTGGCTGGCATCCTCGTACACTTCTAACATGGGCAGCAGGCAGCAGCGGTGGACTTCCATCAGGATGAGGCGCAGATCTCTGAACGACGTCGCTTGTCGTTGTCGAGGAGGGGCATGGACATGGAGGCACAACCTCCTTGGTCCTCTGCGCTGCCCGTACGTCGAGGACATGGATCCCGCGAACCTCCTCATCCCAAATCGAATGGCACCGCTGCCGGCTGCCAACACACGAGACACGACGAAACGGATCGGCGGGGTGCGCCAGGTGCGGTGCAAGGCCACGCGCGCAGACCGGTGTGGCACCGTCGAGGTCGAGCTATGCAGGGCCGTTGACGTCACCTGCTGCGGCGCCGTCAACGCCGCAGGGTGCGGCAGCGTCGAGGTGGCGCGGGCCATGATCAATTTGGCGTTCCGAGGCTATCCGCACTCGTCCACCTTCATCGAGATTCTCTATtctatatccatttctttcgcACTCATGTCatctctatcccatactctatacctactattccatattttatttcTCTCTCTTTCCTTTTCTCTCTCACCAACTCTCTTTCTTTCTCCTCGCTACAGTGTCGCTACAGTATTTAGCGTGAGTCTACGCCTGTGCTGTCTGTGGAGTTTTCCTGTGCGGCCGGTATGCTACCGCACGCGTTACAGACACGCGGTGCGGGCGCGCGGTACGCCACCGCTGACGTACCGGTCGCTTTAGCGGTCTGCGGTGCGGACAGCCTGAGATGCTGTTGGCCTGGATAGAGAATGGTTCAAGGTCATATGCAATGATTACGTCAATCCTGCAGCATTGAGCTGAGCTGGGAGACGGCGACGCACGGAGCAGCGTTCGTGGAATTTGGGTTAGAGAGTTAGAGAATCTGTAGGCAAAATACTAAACTGCCCTTAATTAATGCCGGCGGCTAATAATCTTAACGGGAGGAACCGGTGGTTCCACCCAAGGAACAATTCCCGGTGATAATGGGGCAAACAAGACAGCCAGTTTTCAGTGCAACAATTTTAGGGTCTTTTCAGTACAACCAATATGTCTACTCTACGCATTGTTCTAAGATACATTtatgaacagtatttttcctTAAAAAACAACTATTCTTTCAAAAAAAACATCTATGAACAGTAAGGAGATGAACCCAGCATGCCAGAAGGTTTCGTTAAGCTCGCCACTGCTGAAAACGTTTCGTATCTGAAAATGGTTCGAGTTTGAGCAACCACTGTCAGTCTCCTGAAGACCTCAAGTAGGCATGGCATTCTGGTATTAGGGCCAGTTAGACTTGTTTCGTATGAAAGGCTGCACCTATGTTGAAATTGTCGGGGATTTGCTACGCTTGCTTGCTATTGCTAGTGAGTTGTTCATACGGTGCATGCACGTACAGGCCGGCGGTGACTGCAGCTCGTTTGAAGCTCATTTGAAGCAGTAGCAGGCAATCTGACAAGTATCAGGTAGTTCGTCGCATGATTTATTGATGACAAGAACTTTCTACAAAAATAAAATAACAGAAACACTACTAGTCTTTTTTTGTCTGGGACAATGATTGAGTACGTAGGATTTGGAGTTAATGATTTTAAAGAATTTGATTGAAGTTGAAGGTCGGGGCGGGATGTCATTTCGAACACAAGAGAAGAGCCAAGAGGGATGCATGTAAAGCGCCATGATTTGATTTGATTAAAAGCAAGCATCGAAGGAAGGAAGGAAAAAAAGGACTTTAATTCGTACTAGTACTGTACCCGAAGCAAATTGAATTCAAAGCTGAagctgctgccgccgccacctCGAAGTAAGCGCCGGCTCGGGCTCGCCATGCCGATGGAAGAAGAGAAACGCATGCAGGCAGCCTCGAATTCAGGGCCtccttttttttcttcctttctttCAGAGTTCGTTCTTCAGCCCTCGTTTAGTTGCCCCGATTTGGCGGCGGCAAATTTCCTATAGCGcaatgtagcatttcgtttgtattttgtaataattgtccaatcgttaacTAATGAGAAAATTTCCTATTTAGCCTCGAAAATAATGCTActttcctatttgacaccgaaactgaaaatctttcctatatgtcctCAACTCGACTTTTTATTTCCTATTTAACATTCCCGTCAGTTCCGTGAGCAACTACCGTTAGCTGTTGAAGTGAGGCGATGGGAAAAGACCAAAATGCCCTTTGAGGGTAGGAAAAGAACTCGGTGGCCTAGAGTCGCggctgttcatcttctccacgtaCGAGGCCAAGAACGACACGCTCAAGAACGCGCACGACACGCTCAAGAACGCGCACCTCTCCGACATCTGCATCAGCACGTCGGCGGCGCCGACCTACTTCCCGGCGCACTTCTTCAAGACCGAGGCCGCCGACGGCAGGTCCCAGGAGTACCACCTCGTCGACGGCGGCGTCGCGGCCAACAACCCCACCATGGTCGCCATATCCATGCTCACCAAGGAGGTGCACCGTCGGAACCTGGACTTCAACGTCGGTAGGCCGACCGAGTACACGAACTACCTCGTCATCTCCGTCGGCACTAGGTCGGCGAAGTAGGCGGAGAAGTACACCGCTGAGCAGTGCGCGAAATGGGGCCTCATTCAGTGGCTGTACAACGGTGGCTTCATGCCGATCATCGACATCTTCTCACATGCCAGTTCCGACATGGTTGACATCCATGCACCCGTGCTCTTTCAGGCCCTCCACTGTGAGAAGAACTACCTTCTCATTCAGGTATGATACGTTTGTAGGATATACTAAAGCATATATATTCTGTTCTTGGTATAAAATCGACGATGATCGATGCTATCGTATTTATGTAGGATGATACTTTGACTGGGGACGCATCGTCAGTGGACATCGCAACCAAGGAGAACATGGAGTCTCTGATCGGGATCGGCCAGGAGCTACTCAAGAAGCCAGTGGCGAGAGTGAACATCGACACTGGGGTGTACGAGTCCTGTTCCGGTGAGGGCACAAATGCAGAGGCGCTTGCTCACTTCGCCAAACAACTCTCTGACGAGCGCAAGCTACGCAAGAGCAATATCAACTCCAACTAGCTCTCAAGTATCAATTACAGACCGGCAGTGGAATTCCGCACAAGGATCTTCAGATTGCAGAGTGGTCATTATATACACAGACTAGCAGTATGCCTCAGATAGATGCATTGCATGGTAGCTAGTCGTTTGTTAtttttagagttaaatgcacctcGGCGAGGCAGAAGTAGCAGCGGACAGCGCTCGCGGAGACTGATGACCtcggcggcgaagtggagcctgGGCGAGGTGGTGATGACTGGCGAGCTCGAGCACGGCGAGGCAGGAGCTGGTGGCGGGGTGAAGGATGGTGGGCACGAGCGCCGCCTAGATGTCGTAGATGAGCGCGTCAAAACTgtcacgtacgtacgtacgtccaTCACTCTCGCGGACGGGCAAGTGCAACATGCACGCTAGCTAGCTGAGCCACAGCCCCCTGCCAATTAATCAAGGAGTTTCGCCAGGCGCGCGCTTTGCGCAGACCCAGATGAAACGCTGCTTGCTGCCCTTCAGGGCCGCGGCGACCTGCTCGGCGACCTCCTCCATCTCGTACGACCTCGGGTGGCTGGACCCCGGGCACCGGCTCATCAGTGACTACGGCCTCAAGTTCCTGCCCCCCGACGCCTGCATGTCCAAGGAGTTCGTGGATTTCGTCTTCCAGATGGAGGCCGCGCCCGTCGCCGGCCTGGTCATGAACACGTGCCGCGCGCTGGAGGGCGAGTTCATCGACGTGGTCGCCGCGCAGCCGCCGTTCCAGGGCCAGAGATTCTTCGCGGTCGGGCCGTTGAACCCGCTGCTGCTCGACGCGGACGCCCGGACGACGCCGGGACAGGCCCACGCCACGCCCACGAGACGTACCAGGAGCGCATCGACCCAGCTCCTCCCCCTGCGCATGCACGCGACGCGTACGGGCGCGCGCGCACGCCTGCTCCGGCAGTCCGGCCCCTTTCCCTGCCCGTGCCTGCCTGGCtctggcgctggcgctggcgcgcGCATGCATGTGGCGTACCCGCCCGGTGGTGGCCGTGCATGCCCACATGCATGCTGCCGCatgccacggcatcgtgccacgTCAGCAGCTAACGGTAGTTGCTCACGGAACTGACGGGAATGTCAAATAGGAAATAAAAACTCGAGTTGaggacatataggaaagatttCCAGTTGCGGTGTCAAATAGGAAAGTAGCATTATTTTCGAGGCCAAATAGAAAATTTTCTCTAATAGCAACGACAGTTATGAGCCGCTGGTAACGATGGCTGATAAATCGGCTTATAAGCCAGCCGGAGCTCCTCCGCTCCGCTCCGCTTCCGCTTCCGCGTCCACGAGGCACGAGGTGGGTCTCCTCCGAACTCCGTTTCCGTTCCATCTTCTTCTGTTGGGAGCGGGTGTTTGCTTTGCTCGCCATTTTTCGTTTCCGCCCGCCGTGCGAGCGCGTACACTACAAGCCTGGGATCTGACGTGTCCGGACTCCGGACGGTGGTGTTTGCCTTCCCCTGTTCTGTTCcccaccacctccttcccccaCGTCGCTCGGCTACAGCGCCACTGCTTGCCGCGCCAGCAGGCCAGCCAGCCCCCCCTTCCTCCCTCCCAATCCGCAGCGGGCCGCCGCCCGCAGCAACCACTCGGACGGGCCCCGCCAGGCGCCAGGTTGCTCCGCCTCCATCCATTCCGAGACGAGTAGTACGACTAGTTCCCAACCCGTCGCCTCCTCCTCCTTTTCAATTTTCAAGATTTTTTCACCACCGGTTGTTTTCTTTTCGTCGCGTCCTGTCTCCTGTGTTGTGTATGATTTTCCTCTCGGACGCTAGCGCCGCCAAAGGCCACCACCGCTCCTGCACTGCACTGTACTCGCTCAGCCGCCCTCTCTTCTGCGCTCCACCAGCAACCGGGCTGGCATTCAAGTCCAGTCCACACACAGAGGACAGCCAAGAGCGGCCAGTGTGTGCGGGGCGAAGGAGCTGTGTGGTGTGCCATTGCCTTTGTCTCCTTTCTCATTCTCGTCTCACTCACCGGGAGATGCTCTGAACCGGCTGGCAGGAGCGAGATCGTCGTCCCTGCCGCTACGAGCGCGATGACGGACGCCGCCGCGGGCTCCGGCCTGCAGCTGCAGCCGTCGGAGAGGCCCGCCAGGGGAGAGGGAGCGGGTGCGGTCGTCGTGGTGGCTGTGCTCGCCGCCGCAAGGGAGATCTCCAAGACGGCCGCCGTCTGGGCGCTCACGCACGTCGTCCAGCACGGCGACAGCATCCTGCTGCTCGTCCTCATCCCGCCGCGGACCTCAGGTATGTGTATGCATTGCATATTCACCCCCTGTTCTTCAGTTTTTCATtcctctgtctttcaattgctctgTACCGGCCTCTGTCTTTCAAGCACTGCAGTACAAGTGTTTGTTGCATTTACTCACACACAAGCAGTACCACAGTGCCATTAACCTGTCTGTCAGTATGGTCTGGATGTATGTACAAATAACTGTAATAATTACTCTATGGTTTGCATACACATGTACAGCAGCTAAACTTTCAAATGTTCTGTCCTTTTCTAGTGTTCTCTCCTTCtcccttttattttttttttggaacgaaTTCTCTCTTTTATTAGGCAGGAAGTTCTGGGGCTTTCCGTTCTTCGCTGGGAACTGCGCAAGTGGTCACAAGGCAGTGCTGAACCAGAGGTCGGATGTTGCTGAGCTGTGCTCTCAGATGATTCGAAAACTTCGCGATGTATATGATCCCAACAACAAGGTCTGGATAGCATCCTGTCGCCCACTTTTGTCGATTCAGAATCTCAACCGGCTGGATTTCTTACTTGGTTTGGTCACCGTTTGTGTTTGTTTAGACAAATGTGAAGGTTAAGATCCTCTCTGGATCACCTCCTGGTGCCGTGGCCACTGAATCCAAGCGGGCTCAAGCAGGCTGGGTTGTGCTGGACAAGTAATGTCACACATTAACTCTCTTCAGTGTTTCATATGCCGTCCTGCTGTTTTTGTCTCTTCTCTTGCAATGCATATACATCCCTTTCCTTAAGCACAGGTGTTTGGCATCTTGTTCAGGGAGCTGAAGCATGAGGAGAAGCGCTGCATGGAGGAGCTGCAGTGCAATATTGTGGTTATGAAGCGCTCGCGGCCCAAAGTTCTACGGCTGAACCTGGTGGGATCGCATGACAAGGAGTCCAAACCAGCTCCTCCGGCATCACCTGAGCCAAGTACGTCAGTTGGTAACACCGTGAGCAATACCAAAGAGCAGCGGAGTCCGATTCGAGTGCCATCTGTGACACCTAACAGCAGCCCAGAGTCAGAAGCGCCTTTTGACACAACTGATGTTGGAACGTCTTCTGTCTCAAGCTCCGACCCTGCCGCTTCTCCATTTTGTGCTTCGGATACGAATAGCTCTTTGACGAAAGAGGCAGCCAAGGATAACATCCAGCATTCTGATGTCAATATATCTGACTCTGAGAGCGAGGCTTCAACTCCTCCGCCAGCCTCGTCCCTTCAGCCATGGATGGCTAACATTTTACAGGGGCCTGCTTCTGCTAGACTACCAGGAAATCGCCCTAGAAGGACACCTACTGCAGATTCTTTGCTCGAGAAGATTGCCAAACTGGATCTCTTGACTGAAATCAACGCAATCAGAAGCAGGTCTGACTTGAACTTCAGAGGCAATGTGAGAGATGCTGTCTCACTGTTCAGGAGTGCACCTCCGGGACCACCGCCTTTGTGTTCTATATGTCAGCATAAGACGCCTGTATTTGGAAAACCACCTCGGTGGTTCAGCTACGCCGAACTGGAGCTTGCAACTGGCGGCTTCTCCCGAGCAAATTTCTTGGCTGAAGGTGGGTTTGGGTCTGTTCACAGAGGTGTCCTTCCGGACGGCCAAGCAATTGCTGTCAAGCAGCACAAACTTGCTAGCTCCCAAGGCGACGTCGAGTTTTGCTCGGAGGTGGAGGTTCTGAGTTGTGCGCAGCATCGGAATGTTGTAATGCTGATTGGTTTTTGTGTTGAAGATAAGAGGCGTTTACTAGTATATGAGTACATCTGCAATGGCTCACTAGATTCGCATCTTTACGGTAAGCATTTTGCATTCCAAAAACTTGGTGTATCAACTTAACAGGAAAAATAATCTCTTTCTGCTGTCatattcttccttggatttctaATGATGACCACACCGTGCCAAAAGGGACTAAAATATTTCTTCTGAGTATAATATTTCTGAAGTCTGAACTATTTGTTGTGCCCCTCTAGATCGTAACAAAGAAACTCTGGAGTGGGCTGCCAGACAAAAGATTGCAGTAGGAGCTGCCAGAGGTCTGCGATACCTCCACGAAGAATGTAGGGTGGGTTGTATAATCCACCGTGACATGAGACCAAACAACATCCTTGTCACGCACGATTTTGAACCACTGGTATGGCCCCTCTCGTTGTCATGCTTATTTATTACCCTGAAATTTACTTCTACTATTATGTGAAAATTGGGTTGCTATGAAATCTTACCAGTTGACTAGATCATGCTGTGTCTGAACAGCCATGCTTTAAGCTGAACCGTAAAATGAGCATCAGGTTGTCTTGGTCTGCCACAACACGTTGATTTATTGTTTTCGTTTTCCACGGTAGTCACTATCATGGTCAATCAATCTTAGTTATCATATACACATACTATAAGTTGTGTCAGATTGAATGATTTTGTTCCCATTGGCATTGCCAGTTAATCTTTGTTTCCCACTTATCCTAGTATGAGATTGTGAACTTTACTTTTGATATCATGACAGGTTGGAGATTTTGGCTTGGCTAGGTGGCAACCTGATGGGGACCTGGGTGTTGAAACAAGAGTCATTGGCACATTTGGGTAAGTTTTCAGATGTA
This genomic interval carries:
- the LOC136513796 gene encoding inactive protein kinase SELMODRAFT_444075-like, whose amino-acid sequence is MTDAAAGSGLQLQPSERPARGEGAGAVVVVAVLAAAREISKTAAVWALTHVVQHGDSILLLVLIPPRTSGRKFWGFPFFAGNCASGHKAVLNQRSDVAELCSQMIRKLRDVYDPNNKTNVKVKILSGSPPGAVATESKRAQAGWVVLDKELKHEEKRCMEELQCNIVVMKRSRPKVLRLNLVGSHDKESKPAPPASPEPSTSVGNTVSNTKEQRSPIRVPSVTPNSSPESEAPFDTTDVGTSSVSSSDPAASPFCASDTNSSLTKEAAKDNIQHSDVNISDSESEASTPPPASSLQPWMANILQGPASARLPGNRPRRTPTADSLLEKIAKLDLLTEINAIRSRSDLNFRGNVRDAVSLFRSAPPGPPPLCSICQHKTPVFGKPPRWFSYAELELATGGFSRANFLAEGGFGSVHRGVLPDGQAIAVKQHKLASSQGDVEFCSEVEVLSCAQHRNVVMLIGFCVEDKRRLLVYEYICNGSLDSHLYDRNKETLEWAARQKIAVGAARGLRYLHEECRVGCIIHRDMRPNNILVTHDFEPLVGDFGLARWQPDGDLGVETRVIGTFGYLAPEYAQSGQITEKADVYSFGVVLVELVTGRKAVDINRPKGQQFLTEWARPLLEEYAIDDLIDPRLGRHFCENEVYCMLHAANLCIRRDPHLRPRMSHVLRILEGGDMVVDSGSDAGSRSWRLQNERCQEQSSPAQRDAQSQTAGSPWSRDRQNLSHRY